CCATGTGACCACGGATAACACGCGCAAGACCTGTCATGTTTTCAGAACCGATCGGGTTGCGTTTGTGAGGCATGGCTGAAGACCCTTTTTGACCTTTGGCAAAGAATTCTTCCACTTCACGTTGTTCAGATTTTTGAAGACCACGGATTTCAGTCGCCATCCGCTCGATAGAAGTTGCGATGCTAGCAAGAACTGCAAAGTACTCAGCATGAAGATCACGAGGAAGGACCTGTGTAGAGATTTCTTGAGCACGGATACCCAATTTGTCGCAGACGTATTTTTCAACGAATGGTGGGATGTTGGCAAAGTTCCCAACCGCACCAGAAATCTTACCAGCTTCCACACCAGCAGCCGCATGCTCGAAACGCTCGATGTTCCGTTTCATTTCGCTGTACCAAGTGGCCAATTTAAGACCAAAAGTTGTCGGCTCCGCATGCACACCGTGGGTACGACCCATCATGATGGTGAACTTGTGTTCTTTCGCTTTGTCAGCGATGATGTTAAGGAAGTTTTCAAGGTCCTTACGGATGATATCGTTGGCTTGTTTGTAGAGGTAACCGTAGGCCGTATCTACCACGTCAGTAGATGTCAAACCATAGTGAACCCACTTGCGCTCTTCACCAAGAGTCTCAGAAACCGCACGTGTGAAGGCCACCACATCGTGACGAGTTTGCTGCTCGATTTCCAAAATACGGTCGATATCAAAGTCGGCTTTTTCACGAATCAAAGCTACATCTTCCTTAGGGATTTCTCCCAACTCAGCCCATGCTTCGTCAGCTAAGATTTCCACCTCAAGCCAAGCACGGTATTTATTTTCTTCAGTCCAAATGTTCGCCATTTCAGGGCGAGAGTAACGTTCGATCATATTATTATTTTCCTTTCTTTTGATGTTTCACATCAGTTAGCAACCAACAGTCGTTTTATTCAAATTCTTCTTTTCCAATCCACACCGATGGATAGTGATCGAGTGTATTCAAATCCGTATCCAGAGGCAGATCATAGATGGCTAAATAGTTTTCAGAATATTGTGCAACTAGCTCTTCATACTTAGCTTTCACCTTTTCGTGATCACTACTAGCATACAAGACTTCGACGACTGCTCCTGTCTTCTCTTTTTCGACAAATGCGTTGACGATGAGTTGAATCATAAAACCTCCTAAATCGAAATGCCCTTCATATTTGCTTCCAGAATAGGCATCTTCACACCTAACTCCTGACCAGTCTGATAAACACTTTGACAACAATAGAAGATGTCCTGTTTATCATTGTGTAAGGTCATGATTTTTCGGGTTAGCTCATTTTTCGCAAACATAACTTTCATGGCTTTGCCGGCTATCCAAGCCGGAATTTTGTAGGGTAAGAGTTCTGACTTATAAAGTTTCAAATTCACACCACGCGCTTCTACAACTTTCAAAGCTTCTCGAATGGCCTTGATAGCTAATGATAATTCCGAAGAACTATTCATCAAGTTCAGAGCCAATTCTTCTGGATTTTCCAGATTCCCTGAACGAGCAGCTGTCGAAGTAACACCCGCATTAATCGCCATATGAATCCAAATCCACTCGACCATATCATGAGGCACTTCCCACTTCAAATCTGCAGAAGTCAGTAAAGTCGTCAAATCAGAATAGTTAGAAATGTGTGCTTTTTGCTCAGCTTCTAGCATTAAATGGTCAAACAAGACACCATCCAAATGGTCCTCCTGCATGTGACCTCCAGCTGTCGGAAAGGCCAGAATATAGTCGTAATCCCCTGCCCACTCTTGGACCTCTTTTCGAGTATCCCAGAAATTGCAGAAAAAAACAAGGGTACCTTTGATATTATTTTTTCGCAAGGTCTCCACAGCTTCTTTGACACACCCATGACGCACACTCAGAAAAATAAAATCATATTCCGAATCAGCTTCCGCCACATGAACCTCATAGGTATCATGCTTGTTCTCACCCTTGGAATGATAGCGACCATCTAGCAGATCAACCGACAACTCCTTCGGAGCTGTGCTTTTCTTACTATCTCTCAGCACGTGTTCCACTTGATGGCCTGCTTTTTGAAAGGCGTAGGCATAAGTGGTCCCGATGACTCCAAGTCCTAGAATCGCTATTCTCACTTAAAAATCAATCCCTTTCCCAAACTCCTCAACCTCATCTGGCACATCACTAAACAAAGTCACATGTCCCATTTTGCGGTTGTGCTTTGCTTCTAGTTTACCATATAAGTGGAGGTGAGCGCTTGGATTTTCTGTCACATATGTTTCAGCAGCCTCGACGTGTTGGCCGAGAACATTGAGCATAACAGCAGGCGCATGAAGCTGGATTGCTGGAAGTGGTGCTCCGAGAACACCCAAGATATGGGTGTCGAATTGGGAGAAGTCACAAGCTTCAATCGAGTAATGGCCTGAGTTGTGTGGACGTGGAGCAATTTCGTTGACAATGATGTCATCAGCGGTTGCAAACATTTCCACGCAGAGAGTTCCAGACAAGTTAAGCTGTTCTGCAATTCGTACTGCCATGGCTTTGGCTTTTTCAGCTAGACTTTCTGAAATGCGAGCAGGCACAATGGTTTTTGAAAGAATGTTGTTACGGTGGATATTTTCCTGAACGGGGAAGACTGTCACATCCTTGCCATTTCCAGATACGATGACAGAAATTTCAAGGTCGAAGTTGACAAACTCTTCTAAAACGCAGTCTGCTGAATCAGCTAACGCATAGGCTTCTTCCAAATCTGCTTCTGAACGAATAACCTTTTGACCATGGCCATCATAACCACCGGTCGCCGTCTTGAGGACATAGTTTTTCGACAGGTCGATATCTGCCAAATCCTGGCTTGAGGTCACGACCTTGTATGGTGCTACAGTGACTTGGGCCTTGTTAGAAAGAAAGTCCTTCTCAAAGATTCGATTTTGAGAGATGCGGAGTAGGTCTGTCCCTTGAGGAAGCTGACCATCTTTGATAACAGCATCCAAACCGTCAGCATCGACATTTTCAAATTCATAAGTGAGAACATCACAGCGCTCTGCCAACTGACGAAGAGCATCCACGTCGTCGTAAGGAGCCACGATGATTTCCGCCACACGAGAGGCTGGGCAATCAGCTGCTGGATCCAACGCAATAACCTTGTGTCCCATGTAAATAGCTGAGATCGCCATCATCTGACCGAGCTGGCCACCACCGATGATCCCAATGGTTTTAGTTGAGCTCATTTGTAGACTCCTCTGCGATTTTTCCTTGTTCTTCTGCGAAATCCGCTAACGCTGTCGCAATAGCCTGGTCCTCTACTGAAAGAAGACGAAGGGAAAAGAGAGCTGCATTTGTCGCACCAGCTTCACCGATCGCCATAGTTGCGACAGGTACACCACCTGGCATCTGAACAATCGAATAGAGCGAATCCACACCGCTAAGAGCACGTGATTTGACTGGTACGCCGATGACTGGAAGGGTAGTTTTAGCAGCAACCATCCCTGGCAAGTGAGCAGCACCACCCGCACCTGCAATAATAACCTTGATGCCACGGCTACGTGCTTCTTCTGCATGTTTGAACATGAGATCCGGCGTCCGGTGTGCGGAAACAACTTTCTTTTCGTAAGCGACACCAAAGTTATCGAGGACTTCAGCGGCTTTTTGCATGGTTGCCCAGTCAGATTTTGAGCCCATGATGATGGAAATTACTGGTTTCATAGTTAATAATATCCTTTTCTTTTTTGATAATGGTCTTAGGTGGTGGGGACGGAAGCAAACCTTCGGTTTCATTCCTAAACTTTGAGCCTAAGGTCTCAAAGTTTCCCCCGACCAGAACATTCACTGTTCTGGTCTTTTCACCACGGCGACCATTATCGGGTTTGGCGACTTCGTCGCCTAAAATAGCAATGATATTTGAAAACTCGAAGAAAACCACAGAGTGACAAGGCAAAGCGACGAAGATAGAACTAACGTTCAGCAAGGAGCTTTAACACAGGCAATCGAAGGTTTTCAAAGAGTTTTATTTGTTAGCCTTGCTACCGATATCCGTACGATAGAACAGGCCTTCTGTGTTTTGTTTATTGAGTTCGTTGTAGATGATGTTTTGGCCGTCTTTGACGGTGTCTGCTGTTGTGACAAGCATGTAGACACGTCCGCCGTTTGAGAGAAGGTCTTGCCCTTTTTCAGCAAATTTCGCTCCAGCATAGTAAGTGATGATGTCACCCTCTGTCTTGGCTGGAAGCTTGACACCCTTCTCATAAGCCAGTGGGTAACCGTTTGATGCGACAACTACACCCAGTGTCACACCCTTGTCCGTCCAAGTGATGGCTGGCTCTTTGCCATCCAAAATGTCAGTGATGTTTTGTGCAAAGTCAGATGTCAAACGAGGCAAGATGATTTGCGTTTCAGGATCGCCAAAACGTGAGTTGAACTCGATGACTTTAGGGCCATCAGCTGTCAAGATAAGACCAGCGTAAAGAACACCAAGGTAGGGACGTCCTTCTTTAATCATGCCTTCAAGAACTGGCTTGACAATGGTGTCAACCGCTGTGTCAACCACGCTCTGTGGTAAGTGAGGAACTGGCGCATAGGCACCCATCCCACCAGTGTTCGGACCCTTGTCGCCATCATAAGCACGTTTGTGGTCCTGCGCCGTTGGCATAATGTAGAACTTATCCCCATTGACAAAGGCAAAGAGTGAAAACTCCTCCCCGTCAAGGAATTCCTCGATGACCACACGCGCACCTGAATCACCGAATTTATTGTCCAAAAGCATCTCGTGAGCAGCTTCAACCGCTTGCTCCACTGTCTCCGCAACGACGACACCTTTCCCAAGGGCCAAACCGTCTGCCTTGACAACGATTGGGGCGCCTTTTTCCTCGATGTAGGCCTTGGCTTCCTCGAAATCTGAAAAGGTTCCATAGGATGCTGTCGGAACGTCGTATTTGACCATGATTTCCTTAGCAAAATCCTTAGACCACTCCAGCTCAGCCGCAACCTTGGTCGGACCAAATGCTTTGAGTCCTGCCGCATTGAAATCATCCACGATACCAGCAGCAAGAGCATCATCGGGACCGATAAAGGTCCAAGCAACATCATTGACTTTTGCGAAGTCAATCAGCTTAGAATGTTCGGAAATTCCGATATTGATCAAATCCAGACCATCTAATCGCATCCCGTCATTACCAGGAGCCACAAAAACCTGCTCAACGTCTGTAGACTCCAACAATTTCTTAGCAATCGCATGCTCACGACCGCCAGATCCAACAACCAAAAGTTTCATCTCGAACCTCTTTTGCGAATTATTTTATTAAATTATATCATAATCGTTCGTTTTATTCTAATGATTTCAGCAAAAGTCTCCTATTTTCAGTAGAATCCAAACATTTTTTGCTATTTTCTCCTATTTCTCATTTTTTTCCGAATAGTATAGATGAGACCTACTAATTGACGAAAAGGAGTATTATGCAAACGATCAAAAAATTTCTAGTACTGACTTGTGCGACATGGGGGATGCAAGCCTCTATTGCCCATGCAGATCAAGCGACCAATGCTATCTATGCCGAAAAAGGGCAGCTGATGATTCATCTTGGAAACGTCCCAGATAGATACCAAAAGATCCAAGTCCCCGTCTGGTCTGACCAAAATGGCCAAGATGACCTGATTTGGTATCCTGTGCAACGCAGTGACAAGGGATTTGACCTACAAGTACCATTGACCAACCATTCTGATCAAGCCGGACTTTATCATGTCCATGTCTATGGGGTGGAGGCAAATGAACAGTTAACTGGTCTTTACCCTCTCACGACCAGCGTCCAGCAAAAAGACCTGGCTTCTTCCCAGCCAAAAATCACGATCACACCCATCTCCTCACAAGAATTTGAGGTGGACCTAAAGTTGTTCGAAGACGTTGACGAGATTGTCTTCCCGATCTGGTCTGAAGAAAATGGGCAGGATGATCTGGTCTGGTATCCTGCAAAGAAGATTGCACCTGGACATTTCCAACTGCGCTTTCAGGCTCAAAAACACAAGGGAAGCGGGCTATTTCATCTACATGTCTATCAGAAAAGCCAGGGACAACTAAAAGGGCTATTCCCCACTACCTTTCAAGTGGAAAAGGCAAAGCCAAAGCTCACTCCACTCGCGACACACCCGGGAAATACCTACCCCATTGGTGAGTGCACCTGGGGAGCCAAAGAATTAGCCCCTTGGGCCCACAACTGGTGGGGAAACGGTGGCATGTGGGCAGCTAGTGCACGCGCTGCTGGATTCCGGACAGGAGACACTCCAGAGGTCGGCGCTATCGCCTGTTGGGACAATGGGGGATATGGCCATGTCGCCTTGGTTACGGACGTCGAACATGACCAAAAAATTCAGATCCAAGAGGCTAACTACAACGGCCATCGCTATATTGACAACTTCCGCGGTTGGTTCGATCCAACCAACCCCATCTGGGGAACCGTCACCTACATCTACCCCGATTAAGGTCTTCTTAACCAGCAGAAAGGGAGTGGGAAAGAACTCAGACTATTTAAAAAAGGTTGAAAAGGTTCCCCAAACCTTTTCAATCTTCCCACCCCGCACAGCTTCAACAGTCTGGGAGACTGTTGAAGGTTGTGGATAAAGGAAACTTTGTTTCCTTCATTAGGTTATCTTTGGAGCTTAAAAAGCGAAAAAAGATACCAATCAACCACTGCGTCTTGCAGTTATTCCTATCAAACATCAAAGGCTGGACATTTTTTGCCCAGCCTTTTTGATTAATGTCTAAAATGTCTGACTCCTGTAAAGATCATGGTCAAGCCGTATTTATCAGCCGCTTCGATTGACTCTTGGTCACGAACTGATCCACCTGGCTGGATGATCGCTTTAATCCCTGCTTTAGCGATTTCTTCCACATTATCTGCAAATGGGAAGAAGGCATCTGAAGCAAGAACAGCACCATCAAGACGGTCTTTGGCTTGGTCAATAGCGATGCGGACTGAAGCCACACGGTTGGTTTGACCTGGGCCAACACCAAGTGTCATGTGGTCGTTGGTCACGATAATACCATTTGATTTCACATACTTGATAGCTTTCCAAGCAAACTCAAGAGCTGTCGCTTCTGTCTCAGTTGGTTGGCGTTTGGTAACCACTTGCCAGTCAGCTGGACTTTCTTTCACCACGTCTTGGTTTTGAACGAGGAGACCACCAACAACACCAGTGTATTCTGCTTCCACTTCACTAGCATCTTGAGCGTCAAATGGTAGCTCAAGAATCCGCAAGTTTTTCTTCTTGGTAGTCAAGATTTCAAGCGCTTCGTCTGTGTAGCTTGGTGCAATGATGATTTCAAGGAAAACACCATGCATCTTCTTAGCTGTCGCAACATCTACCTCGCGGTTGAGAACGACGATACCACCGAAGATGGATACTGGGTCAGACTCATAAGCGTAGTCCCAAGCAGTTTCGATGTCGTCAGCTTGACCAATCCCACATGGGTTCATGTGTTTCAAGGCCACAACGGTTGGACGGTCTTTGAAATCACGGATGATCCGGATAGCGGCATCCGCATCACGGATATTGTTGAAGGACAATTCTTTCCCATTCAACTGTTTAGCGGAAGCAATAGAGTAATCCGTTGGCAAAGCTTTTTGATAGAAGTCTGCGTCTTGTTGAGGGTTTTCCCCATAACGCATTGGTTGCTTGAGATCATAAGTCAGAGTGAGTTTTTCAGGTTTTTCTTCACCCACTTGAGCAGTGAAGTATTCTGCGATCAAAGCATCATAGGCTGCTGTGTGGCGGAAGACTTTCGCTGCCAAACGTTGGCGAGTTTCGTAACTTGTTTCGCCGTTGGCTACCAATTCGTCCAAAACCACAGCATAGTCAGCAGGATCTACCACAACTGTTACGCTAGCGTGGTTTTTAGCTGCTGAACGAAGCATAGATGGTCCACCAATATCGATGTTCTCCACCGCGTCAGCGTAAGTCACGTCCGGTTTGAGAATCGTTTCCTTGAATGGGTAAAGGTTGACCACAACAAGGTCGATCAACTCGATATTATTGTCCTTAGCAGCCTCTAGGTGACTATCGAGGTCACGACGAGCGAGCAGACCACCGTGGATATTTGGATGAAGAGTCTTCACACGACCGTCCATCATTTCTGGGAAACCAGTCACATCGTCGATGGCAATGGTATCTACCCCAGCATTGTCAAGGGCAACTTTAGTCCCACCTGTTGAGATTATGTCCCAACCGAGTTTTTTGAGTTCTTGGGCAAATTCAACAATACCCGCTTTGTCTGAAACACTAATTAGTGCGCGTTTAGTCATTTTTTCTTTCTTTTCCTTTTTTAAAAAGTTCTTTATCTGCTACAGTCGAAAATGTTCTTTCCAATCAATGGCTTCCTTATTTTCGTGCTACTCCCAAACGTTCCAAGACTTCTGGATAGAGCTTGTACTCTGTTTCGTGGATGCGAGTTTCGAAAGTATCAAGGGTATCACTTTCTAGACGTGGCACACGGACTTGTTTGATGACCTTACCAGTGTCCACACCAGAATCCACCCAGTGAATGGTCACACCGCTCTCAGCAACGCCTGCATTCCAAGCATCCTCAATACCATGAGCACCAGGGAATTCAGGGAGATAAGCCGGGTGAATATTGATGATACGGCCTTCATAAGCTGCTAGCAAGGTTGGGCCAACGATTTTCATATAACCCGCCAAACAAACCAAGTCAATCTGGTGTTCATTCAAGAGTTTAACGATAGCTTCTTCATAAGCTGCTTTATTATCAAATTCCTTGAGTTCAAAGGCATGGCTCACCACGCCAAGGTTTTTGGCACGTTCTAAGACATAGGCATCCCGGTGATCGGAAAAGACAAATTCTACTGGAAATTGTTCCGCAATCACCTGAAAGTTTGAGCCGTTGCCAGAGGCAAAAACAGCAATTTTCATATTCGATACAAAGGGACGTTTCGGCTAGCCGAACAGTTTCGTAGAAAAATAGGAAATCATTGCTGGGTGCTTGCACACAAAATGATTTCTCTTTTTTCCTAGAAAATGAGTCCCGTGTTCAGTTAGGCTAGCTAACTAAACACTCCTTTCTACAATTTCTCCGTATAAAATGGTGATATCACCATTATTTAATCACCACACTTGCGCCATCTTTCTTCACAATCCGACCAATTTCATAAACAGGTTCGTCAAGAAGTTCTTTGACACGTTCCACATTTTCTGGTTTCACTGCAAGCATGAGACCAATTCCCATGTTGAAGATTTCAAACATTTCTTCATGTTTGATTTGGCCATATTTTTCAAGGGCTTTGAAAATTGGAAGAACTGGGACTTTGCTTTCGTCAATTTCAGCAGCTAAGTCATCTGAGAACATACGTGGTACATTTTCGATGAAACCACCACCTGTGATGTGGGCAATTCCGTTGACCAATTCTTCTTTGATGAGTGGCAAAGCTGCTTTGACGTAGATCCGAGTTGGTTCCAAAAGAACGTCTTTAAGTTTTTTGCCTTCCAATTCTGGGAGAACTTCTTCACCTGTGTAATCCGCAAAGACACGACGAACAAGTGAGTAACCATTTGAGTGGATACCGCTTGAAGCAAGTCCAAGAATCACATCCCCTTCAGCTACTTTTGAACCGTCAATGATTTGAGATTTTTCTGCAACACCGACAGCAAACCCAGCCAAATCATAGTCATCTTCACCATACATACCAGGCATTTCAGCCGTTTCTCCACCGATAAGGGCTGCACCAGCCTGCACACAACCTTCTGCAACACCAGCAACGACTTGCTCTAATTTAGCAGGTTCATTTTTACCAGTTGCGATATAGTCAAGGAAGTAAAGGGGCTCCGCACCTGCAGCGATGATATCGTTAACACACATGGCCACACAGTCTTGACCGATCGTATCGTGTTTGTCGTACTTGATGGCAAGCATGAGTTTAGTACCGACACCATCTGTACCTGAGATCAAAACAGGCTCTTTGACACCTGTTTTTGAAAGATCAAACATGCCTCCGAAACCACCAAGAGCTCCCATGACACCCGCACGTTCCGTACGAGCAACGTGTTTTTTGATCCGTTCAACAACTTCATAACCCGCTTCAACATCCACACCCGATTGGGCATAAGCATTTTTAGACATATTTTTTTCCTCTTTTTCTTTTGCACTGCTCTTAATAGAAAGAAGTATGTTCTTTCAAACTTTCCACATAGCGTTCTTCGTAGTCATACAAAGGCGTTGGATATTTTCCATCAAAGTAAGCCACACAAAGACCGCCATTTGGAGCATCTGTATCAATTCCAATAGAATCAATCAAGCCATCGATTGACAAATACGTCAAGCTATCTGCACCAATAATATCGCGTGTTTCCTCTACTGTGTGATTGGCAGCAATCAATTCCTTACGTGTTTGAATATCGATCCCGTAGAAACATGGGTAGGCAAGGGCTGGGCTACCGATTGCTACGTGGACCTCTGTAGCTCCTGCTTCTTTCAATAACTTCACAATCCGACGTGATGTGGTCCCACGTACGATAGAATCATCAATCATGACAACCCGTTTGCCTTTTACAACACCGGATACGGCAGAAAGCTTCATCCGAACCCCTTGCTCACGTAATTCTTGTGTCGGTTGAATAAAGGTTCGTTGGGTGTATTGGTTTTTAATCAAGCCCATTTCATTTGGCAGACCGGATTCTTCCGCAAATCCCATGGCTGCACTAAGTGAAGAGTTCGGTACACCGACCACAATATCTGCTTCATGTTTGAATTCACGTGCCAATTGAGCCCCCATACGTTTACGTGCTGTATGGACATTGACCCCTTGAATATTGGAGTCCGGGCGGGCAAAGTAGATATACTCCATTGAGCAAACAGCCAATTGGGTGTCCGTTGTATAGTTATCGTAAGTGATGCCGTTATCATCGATGATCACAACTTCACCTGGATTTACATCGCGGATCCACTCTGCTCCAACCACTTCAAAGGCACAGGTTTCAGAGGAGACCACAATAGCGCCATTGGCCATTTTCCCAATTGAAAGAGGACGGAAACCATTTGGATCCAAGGCTGCAATCAGCTTATCTTCCAGCATGAGAAGGTAAGCAAATCCACCTTTCACCGTATTCAAGGCTTCTTTCACCTTACCCATGAAGGATGGGTTGTGGCTCCGACGAATCAAGTGGGCCAAGATTTCTGAATCAGAAGTTGAGCTAAAGATCGCTCCGTTATTTTCCAACTCCCGTTTGAGGGACTTGGCATTGGTCAAATTCCCGTTGTGGGCCAGTCCAAACTGGGTATCATGAAAGCGAAAGAGAAAGGGCTGGATGTTATCCACCGAAGCTTCCCCAGCTGTCGCATAGCGAACATGGCCAATCGCTCCCGTTCCTGTTAACTTATCCAAATTAGCAGGATTTCGAAATACTTCTGAGAGAAGACCCGTATCACGATACCGTTTTAGTTGACCCGCATCATTCGAAAGGATCCCCGCCCCTTCTTGACCACGGTGTTGAAGACTGTGTAATCCGAAATAAGTCAGTTTTGCAGCATCTGGGTGTCCCCAGATCCCAAAAATACCACATTCTTCATTAAGAGATTTAACTTCGTATGTCATTTTGTATACCTTTTATTTTCCAGTAAAGTATTTAACCGCTGATGCAAAGAGATGTTGATCTTTATTTCCTGGAATATTTTGGAAGAGACCGTTTTCGAAACGTTCTGAGTGACCCATCTTCCCAATAATTTGACCATTCTTACTTGTGATACCTTCAATCGCATTGACAGATCCATTAGGATTGTATTTTGAATCCATGCTTGGCTTCCCTTCGAAGTCAACATATT
The Streptococcus parasanguinis genome window above contains:
- the purF gene encoding amidophosphoribosyltransferase; protein product: MTYEVKSLNEECGIFGIWGHPDAAKLTYFGLHSLQHRGQEGAGILSNDAGQLKRYRDTGLLSEVFRNPANLDKLTGTGAIGHVRYATAGEASVDNIQPFLFRFHDTQFGLAHNGNLTNAKSLKRELENNGAIFSSTSDSEILAHLIRRSHNPSFMGKVKEALNTVKGGFAYLLMLEDKLIAALDPNGFRPLSIGKMANGAIVVSSETCAFEVVGAEWIRDVNPGEVVIIDDNGITYDNYTTDTQLAVCSMEYIYFARPDSNIQGVNVHTARKRMGAQLAREFKHEADIVVGVPNSSLSAAMGFAEESGLPNEMGLIKNQYTQRTFIQPTQELREQGVRMKLSAVSGVVKGKRVVMIDDSIVRGTTSRRIVKLLKEAGATEVHVAIGSPALAYPCFYGIDIQTRKELIAANHTVEETRDIIGADSLTYLSIDGLIDSIGIDTDAPNGGLCVAYFDGKYPTPLYDYEERYVESLKEHTSFY